A segment of the Candidatus Marinarcus aquaticus genome:
ATATCCACAATAACCAATATCAGTGTTTTGGGATCTTTTTGATTGAGATTTAAACCATCTAAAATGGTTCCATGTTCCCCTAATTCATCTAAAATATGCTCTGAGAGTTTACTGACTTTATTGGTTACAATGGTAACTGCTTTTTGAGCAGGTTTTCCTGACAACAGGATATCGACAACTCTTGAAGTAACATACACACCAACAATACTAAACAGCGCTTTTTCAATATCTCCATATACAAATACAGATGCACACATAATCAAACCATCAATGACCAAAATAATTTGTGAGGTTTTGTAGTGTGTTTTACGCTCAATTACTTCTGCTAAAATGGTTGTTCCCCCTGTTGAAGATTTTCCCAACATGACAAGCCCAACACCTAATCCTACCAACAATCCTCCAAAAATGGAGGCTAATATCGTATCATGTGTAGCAGCAGAGACATTTAATACCTCTTTCAATAAATCTGTGAATGCTGAAATTAAAACAATGCTCAACAACGTTTTCACGACAAAATTTTTTCCAAAATAGACCATGCCTAATATGACCAAAGGAATACTCACTATCGCAATCCAAGTTCCCAACGTAAAATAAGGGAAAAGAGCGTAAAACAGTTGAGCAATTCCCACTCCTCCTCCTGTAATAATACTGTTTGGGTTTAAAAAAACAACCGCAGCCAATGATACAAAAAATGAACCTACTGCAACAAAAAATATATTTTTTATTGAAATCATAATTCTCCTTTAATCAATCGTTTTAATCGTATTAATCCCTCTTTTACTTCTTCTTTAGTAGAGTGTGTAAAATTAAATCGAATCTCATTGCAACTGGATTTGTCTAAGTA
Coding sequences within it:
- a CDS encoding YitT family protein; protein product: MISIKNIFFVAVGSFFVSLAAVVFLNPNSIITGGGVGIAQLFYALFPYFTLGTWIAIVSIPLVILGMVYFGKNFVVKTLLSIVLISAFTDLLKEVLNVSAATHDTILASIFGGLLVGLGVGLVMLGKSSTGGTTILAEVIERKTHYKTSQIILVIDGLIMCASVFVYGDIEKALFSIVGVYVTSRVVDILLSGKPAQKAVTIVTNKVSKLSEHILDELGEHGTILDGLNLNQKDPKTLILVIVDITKLQHLRKIIKRYDPNAFLVVQEASELYGREY